A genomic segment from Nicotiana sylvestris chromosome 1, ASM39365v2, whole genome shotgun sequence encodes:
- the LOC104240978 gene encoding uncharacterized protein encodes MTNNDDDIDLGLALGCTTHNVKTKTEDDSGAGVNASSTVDMAFAASDPLSELVWSPHKGLSLKCADSGLADKKPFLLWNVGLSNVISPPSQSGRFKGTYDENAVNERILISQERFLLDGVVEDKHSLAYCETNVMGSKCGNEVGCSSQVKIMNTADGVDTLGTNQDEGNLKNTEKGFCISQDIQIPQTVESSENHAGQGDLGTDRSLQHGADSKLDTGTTEPLEEKMNQGISTNDKRRDGDVFLSSQTLIPTVKDSEAEERLECAGEEDSGNRKKNSYATSPPAECIAENDVHLPGVNETCDPKEGQLLRDSSVPLEASPTHSRSSAYRRKGKGKALSEGNVDSKMSNGKEDSHESVESCNCTGLIPKGKKRWHFEQQCFIGSKRIRTHMHGDSAAESTVARNSSFMTWISNMVKGFSKSNLEESPTLALTFAPKNNEENQGKETNHQEIVMYDKDHDPSSRSMGFQAVFQSLYCPTLKVAETKIPKDNNVLIEVPPILCHRGDNVTASAENKASSDIGCSKANDGLNSTDSLSRLKTSIGEENNTCHSSERDTVYGTPNRNQSLHSLWITRFSNRTPGTTVRSTDNPKPTAHETLTVSTECRRPNPLAQTSVECVIEHQISGARETSSGDEDDDVAASSKEINQSNIHPIIPSAKFKKSEALASLFARRLDALKHIVPSSTRGEYTRTTCFFCGRGGHDLRNCSEVTESELEVLIRNIRAYNGAEESTCLCIRCFQLDHWAISCPTSSPNRNRNDNLQFFTGNGCSSSLVGIKQSQRFELANHAHHSKNQLWFARTSSSNQIQKKRTSDPGENTLKESIISSSLKERTDVPKGIFDVIRGLRLSRVDILKWMNSNTSLSHLDGLFLRLRLGKWEAGRGGTGYYVACITDVKGEKSERDSRNRISVNVGGVECFVGSQYVSNQDFLEDELTTWWCKTLESGGKVPAEEDLRLKLEERMKLGF; translated from the exons ATGACAAACAATGACGATGATATTGATTTAGGACTTGCTCTAGGTTGCACCACTCATAATGTTAAGACAAAGACGGAAGATGATTCAGGTGCAGGTGTAAATGCAAGCTCAACGGTCGACATGGCATTTGCAGCATCTGATCCCCTATCTGAATTAGTTTGGTCCCCTCACAAAGGTTTGAGCCTGAAATGTGCTGATAGTGGATTAGCCGACAAAAAACCTTTTCTTCTGTGGAATGTGGGACTAAGCAATGTGATTTCTCCACCATCACAAAGCGGCAGATTTAAGGGGACTTATGATGAAAATGCTGTCAATGAAAGAATACTCATTTCTCAGGAAAGGTTTCTTTTAGATGGAGTAGTTGAGGACAAGCATAGTCTAGCTTATTGCGAGACCAACGTTATGGGATCAAAATGCGGAAATGAAGTAG GGTGCAGCAGCCAAGTGAAGATAATGAACACGGCTGATGGAGTCGATACTTTAGGCACTAATCAAGATGAGGGAAATTTGAAGAATACTGAGAAGGGCTTTTGCATTAGTCAAGATATCCAGATCCCTCAGACGGTTGAAAGTTCTGAAAATCATGCAG GTCAGGGAGATTTAGGAACAGATAGATCTCTGCAACATGGAGCCGATTCCAAGCTTGATACGGGAACTACTGAACCTCTAGAAGAGAAAATGAATCAAGGAATTTCTACTAATGATAAGCGCAGAGACGGAGATGTTTTTCTTAGCAGTCAGACTTTAATTCCTACTGTCAAAGACTCGGAAGCGGAAGAAAGATTAGAATGTGCTGGAGAAGAAGATAGTGGAAACAGAAAAAAGAACTCCTATGCTACCAGTCCGCCAGCAGAATGCATAGCGGAGAATGATGTACATCTTCCAGGGGTGAATGAGACTTGTGATCCGAAAGAGGGGCAACTTCTTAGGGACAGTTCTGTTCCGCTTGAAGCTTCTCCGACACATAGCAGGTCATCGGCATATAGAAGGAAAGGCAAAGGCAAAGCATTATCTGAAGGAAATGTTGACAGCAAAATGTCGAATGGCAAGGAAGATAGCCATGAAAGTGTAGAAAGCTGCAACTGTACAGGGTTAATCCCAAAGGGTAAGAAACGCTGGCACTTTGAGCAGCAGTGTTTCATTGGAAGTAAAAGAATCAGAACGCATATGCATGGGGATTCTGCAGCAGAATCGACAGTCGCACGTAATAGCTCTTTCATGACTTGGATTTCGAACATGGTAAAGGGATTCTCTAAATCCAATCTTGAAGAATCTCCTACTCTCGCTCTCACCTTTGCTCCTAAGAATAATGAAGAAAATCAAGGAAAGGAGACTAATCATCAAGAAATTGTTATGTATGACAAAGATCATGATCCGAGTAGCAGGTCTATGGGGTTTCAAGCTGTATTTCAGTCGCTGTACTGTCCTACCTTGAAAGTAGCTGAAACAAAAATACCGAAAGATAACAATGTCCTCATTGAAGTTCCTCCGATACTGTGCCATCGGGGGGACAATGTGACTGCTTCAGCGGAAAACAAAGCTTCAAGTGACATTGGATGTAGCAAAGCAAATGATGGGCTGAATTCCACGGACTCATTGTCTAGACTTAAAACCAGCATTGGTGAGGAAAACAATACCTGTCATTCATCTGAACGCGACACAGTTTATGGCACGCCTAACAGAAATCAGTCTCTTCATAGCCTGTGGATAACTAGATTCTCAAACAGGACTCCCGGGACTACTGTTCGGAGCACAGATAATCCCAAACCAACTGCACATGAAACACTAACAGTTTCCACGGAATGCAGAAGGCCTAATCCTCTAGCTCAAACGAGTGTCGAGTGTGTGATTGAACACCAAATCTCAGGCGCAAGGGAGACTTCGTCTGGAGACGAAGATGATGATGTTGCAGCCAGCTCAAAAGAGATCAATCAGAGTAATATACATCCTATTATACCTTCCGCCAAGTTCAAGAAATCCGAGGCGCTGGCCTCTCTATTTGCCAGGAGATTGGATGCCCTTAAACACATAGTACCTTCTTCAACTAGAGGTGAGTACACAAGAACAACTTGTTTCTTCTGCGGCAGAGGCGGCCACGACTTACGCAACTGTTCAGAGGTGACGGAGTCTGAGTTGGAAGTTCTTATTAGAAACATCAGGGCCTATAATGGGGCTGAGGAATCTACTTGTCTGTGCATTAGATGTTTTCAACTTGATCATTGGGCTATTTCCTGCCCAACATCATCTCCAAACCGGAACAGGAATGATAATTTGCAGTTCTTCACAGGCAATGGATGCTCATCTAGCCTTGTGGGAATAAAGCAAAGTCAACGGTTTGAACTTGCTAATCATGCTCATCACAGTAAAAATCAGCTTTGGTTTGCAAGAACTTCTAGTTCCAATCAAATTCAGAAAAAGAGAACTTCTGATCCTGGGGAGAACACTTTAAAAGAAAGTATAATTTCTTCCAGTTTAAAAGAGAGAACAGATGTCCCAAAAGGAATTTTTGATGTCATCAGGGGTCTTCGATTGTCTCGTGTGGATATTCTCAA ATGGATGAACTCCAACACTTCACTATCACATTTGGATGGGCTTTTCTTGCGTTTACGACTGGGGAAGTGGGAAGCAGGGCGAGGAGGTACAGGATACTATGTTGCATGCATAACTG ATGTAAAAGGAGAAAAATCTGAGAGAGATTCCAGGAACCGCATATCAGTAAATGTCGGTGGAGTCGAGTGTTTTGTGGGAAGCCAATATGTCTCCAACCAAGACTTTTTGGAG GATGAACTAACTACTTGGTGGTGCAAAACGTTGGAGAGTGGTGGGAAGGTTCCTGCAGAAGAAGATTTAAGACTAAAGCTCGAGGAGCGGATGAAACTAGGGTTCTAA